A stretch of the Musa acuminata AAA Group cultivar baxijiao chromosome BXJ2-7, Cavendish_Baxijiao_AAA, whole genome shotgun sequence genome encodes the following:
- the LOC135617412 gene encoding ER membrane protein complex subunit 7 homolog, with translation MRSSAALFNPSPPLLLLLPLLLFSHLLPRAFAADLGSGDGYTIAGRVKLDGATSKESGLPAKPTNIKVILNGGQSISFARADGYFSFHNVPAGTHLIEVAALGYFFSPVRVDISARNPGKIQAALTENRRVLYELILEPLREEQYYEKREPFSIMSLMKSPMGLMMGFMLLVMFVMPKLMENIDPEEMRRAQEDMRAQGVPSLSSLLPRSN, from the exons ATGAGGAGCTCCGCGGCGTTATTCAATCCGTCACCGCCGCTCCTCCTCCTTttgcctcttcttcttttctcgcaTCTGCTTCCTCGTGCCTTCGCCGCTGACCTAGG ATCTGGCGATGGGTACACGATCGCCGGTCGTGTGAAATTAGATG GTGCAACATCCAAAGAATCTGGCCTTCCTGCAAAACCCACAAATATTAAAGTCATACTCAATGGTGGTCAAAGCATCAGTTTTGCAAGAGCAGATGGTTATTTTTCATT CCACAATGTGCCAGCTGGGACTCATCTGATTGAAGTAGCTGCATTAGGTTATTTCTTTTCTCCG GTTCGTGTTGATATTAGTGCTAGAAACCCTGGTAAGATCCAGGCAGCACTGACAGAGAACAGAAGGGTTCTATATGAGTTGATTCTAGAGCCTTTAAGAGAAGAACAGTACTATGAG AAGAGGGAACCTTTTTCCATTATGTCACTAATGAAAAGTCCTATGGGTTTAATGATGGGTTTCATGCTATTGGTGATGTTTGTCATGCCAAAATTGATGGAAAATATTg ATCCTGAAGAAATGAGGCGAGCTCAAGAAGACATGAGGGCCCAAGGGGTTCCTTCTCTTTCGAGTTTGTTGCCCAGGAGCAATTAG
- the LOC135582748 gene encoding translocase of chloroplast 90, chloroplastic-like isoform X1: protein MMNFRKWVSCQLISNKLLSARPFQFSDEDSTSEEHVHPEDTASIGTVSVSDSQSNDTQITEVPTSPHLITAMSSHLGHRKADPLTKVEELQIKFLRLIHRIGLTPENLVVSQVLYRLQLASLIRAGESDVKRPVLKVNTARGIATELESTGSPNLDLSLRILVLGKTGVGKSSTINSIFEQPMVATNAFDPSTDRIHEVVGTIKGIRVTVIDTPGLSASYGNARHNRRLMLSIKRFIRKSPPDVVLYFERLDAINRGYSDQPLLKLINDVFGSSIWFNTILVMTHASSHPPEGSDGYSVAYDAFVHQCTTTVRNYIRQTVSNAQFETPVILVENHPMCRTNNKGEKVLPNGQVWLSQFLLLCAATKVLADANVLLKFQESFQLIPKNSRLPSLPHLLSSILRPRSLPNGKSFGDQDDVYELLDNDNDEDDYDQLPPIRILTRTQFKTLSKAQRNAYLDELDYRETLYLKKQWKEELRRQRERMLHQDDTYVRNDNYENSDSQEVSEVSDMAIPLSFESDNPAYRYRSLLGNDQWLVRPVLDPQGWDHDVAFDGINLESSLDIRKNFQASVVGQMRKDKEDFNIQSECTARYSDPRHHSLLAEVDIQTAAKDLVCTVQGDAKFCNFKCNTTGGGISVTKYGNMYFVGAKLEDSINIGRRAKLTLNAGQIRGCGQVASGGSIEATLRGKDYPIRDDKLTLATTILSYDKEMVLGGSIQTDFRAGRTVKMSVNANLNSRRLGQISIKTSTSEHVEIALIAIFSLVNALIQRKGTEASIDEKKESTSIDL, encoded by the exons ATGATGAATTTTAGGAAATGGGTTTCATGCCAACTCATTTCCAACAAATTGCTTTCCGCAAGACCTTTCCAATTCTCCGACGAGGACTCGACAAGTGAAGAACATGTTCATCCAG AAGACACAGCAAGCATTGGGACCGTATCAGTTAGTGATTCTCAATCCAATGATACTCAAATAACTGAAGTTCCAACTAGCCCACATCTTATTACTGCTATGTCTTCTCATCTTGGTCACAGGAAGGCAGATCCATTGACCAAAGTTGAGGAACTTCAGATCAAATTCTTGCGTCTCATTCATCGGATAGGACTGACACCAGAAAACCTTGTAGTGTCACAAGTTTTATATAGATTGCAACTTGCTAGCTTGATTAGAGCTGGTGAATCAGATGTAAAGAGACCTGTTCTCAAGGTCAACACAGCTAGAGGAATAGCAACAGAGCTAGAGTCAACTGGTAGTCCCAATCTGGATTTGTCTCTCAGGATTCTCGTTTTGGGGAAAACAGGTGTAGGTAAAAGTTCAACCATAAACTCAATTTTTGAGCAGCCGATGGTGGCAACCAATGCATTTGATCCAAGCACTGATCGTATCCATGAAGTTGTTGGGACTATCAAGGGCATTCGAGTTACGGTAATTGATACACCTGGTCTTTCTGCCTCTTATGGTAACGCACGTCACAACAGGAGATTGATGCTTTCCATCAAAAGGTTCATTAGAAAATCTCCACCAGATGTGGTTTTGTACTTTGAGCGGCTTGATGCCATCAACAGGGGTTATAGTGATCAGCCACTGCTGAAACTCATAAATGATGTTTTTGGTTCTTCGATCTGGTTTAACACTATTCTTGTCATGACCCACGCCTCATCACATCCTCCTGAAGGATCTGATGGGTATTCTGTGGCTTATGATGCCTTTGTGCATCAGTGCACAACAACCGTGCGCAATTATATACGCCAGACAGTCTCAAATGCACAGTTTGAAACTCCTGTCATTCTCGTAGAGAATCATCCAATGTGCAGAACTAATAATAAAGGTGAAAAGGTGCTACCAAATGGCCAGGTGTGGTTGTCTCAGTTCTTGCTGTTATGTGCAGCGACCAAGGTGTTGGCAGATGCAAATGTACTTCTGAAGTTTCAGGAGAGCTTTCAACTAATACCAAAGAACAGCCGACTACCCTCACTGCCGCATCTCCTTTCATCTATTCTTCGGCCTCGTTCTTTACCTAATGGTAAGAGCTTTGGTGATCAAGATGATGTGTATGAGCTTCTAGACAATGACAATGATGAGGATGATTATGACCAGTTACCTCCTATTCGTATATTAACAAGAACCCAGTTCAAAACATTGTCCAAAGCTCAGAGAAATGCTTACCTTGATGAGTTGGATTATCGTGAGACCTTGTATTTGAAGAAGCAGTGGAAGGAAGAGCTAAGGAGGCAAAGAGAAAGGATGCTTCATCAGGATGATACATATGTAAGGAATGATAACTATGAAAATAGTGATTCCCAAGAGGTTTCTGAAGTGTCAGATATGGCTATCCCACTAAGTTTTGAGTCTGATAATCCTGCTTATAGGTACCGCAGCCTGCTAGGTAATGATCAGTGGCTTGTGAGACCAGTTTTAGATCCCCAAGGCTGGGATCATGATGTTGCGTTTGATGGCATCAATCTGGAGAGTTCTCTAGATATAAGAAAAAACTTCCAAGCCTCTGTTGTTGGGCAAATGAGGAAGGATAAAGAAGATTTCAATATCCAATCCGAATGCACCGCGAGGTACTCCGATCCAAGACACCACTCTTTGCTTGCAGAGGTGGACATCCAAACTGCTGCTAAGGATTTGGTCTGTACTGTTCAGGGGGATGCCAAGTTTTGTAACTTCAAGTGTAACACGACTGGAGGTGGTATTTCGGTGACTAAATACGGGAATATGTATTTTGTTGGAGCCAAGCTAGAGGATTCTATTAACATCGGGAGGAGAGCTAAGTTGACATTGAACGCAGGACAGATCAGGGGCTGTGGCCAAGTGGCATCTGGTGGTAGTATTGAAGCTACCTTGAGGGGGAAAGACTACCCCATCAGAGATGATAAGTTGACCCTTGCGACCACCATCCTTTCCTATGACAAAGAGATGGTTCTGGGTGGGAGTATTCAGACTGATTTCAGGGCTGGTCGTACAGTAAAGATGTCAGTAAATGCCAATCTGAATAGCCGAAGATTAGGTCAAATTAGCATAAAGACTAGCACCTCAGAACATGTTGAGATAGCACTAATTGCAATCTTTTCATTGGTCAATGCCCTGATACAGAGAAAGGGAACCGAAGCTTCGATCGATGAAAAAAAGGAGTCTACATCTATCGACTTGTAA
- the LOC135582748 gene encoding translocase of chloroplast 90, chloroplastic-like isoform X2 produces the protein MMNFRKWVSCQLISNKLLSARPFQFSDEDSTSEEHVHPDTASIGTVSVSDSQSNDTQITEVPTSPHLITAMSSHLGHRKADPLTKVEELQIKFLRLIHRIGLTPENLVVSQVLYRLQLASLIRAGESDVKRPVLKVNTARGIATELESTGSPNLDLSLRILVLGKTGVGKSSTINSIFEQPMVATNAFDPSTDRIHEVVGTIKGIRVTVIDTPGLSASYGNARHNRRLMLSIKRFIRKSPPDVVLYFERLDAINRGYSDQPLLKLINDVFGSSIWFNTILVMTHASSHPPEGSDGYSVAYDAFVHQCTTTVRNYIRQTVSNAQFETPVILVENHPMCRTNNKGEKVLPNGQVWLSQFLLLCAATKVLADANVLLKFQESFQLIPKNSRLPSLPHLLSSILRPRSLPNGKSFGDQDDVYELLDNDNDEDDYDQLPPIRILTRTQFKTLSKAQRNAYLDELDYRETLYLKKQWKEELRRQRERMLHQDDTYVRNDNYENSDSQEVSEVSDMAIPLSFESDNPAYRYRSLLGNDQWLVRPVLDPQGWDHDVAFDGINLESSLDIRKNFQASVVGQMRKDKEDFNIQSECTARYSDPRHHSLLAEVDIQTAAKDLVCTVQGDAKFCNFKCNTTGGGISVTKYGNMYFVGAKLEDSINIGRRAKLTLNAGQIRGCGQVASGGSIEATLRGKDYPIRDDKLTLATTILSYDKEMVLGGSIQTDFRAGRTVKMSVNANLNSRRLGQISIKTSTSEHVEIALIAIFSLVNALIQRKGTEASIDEKKESTSIDL, from the exons ATGATGAATTTTAGGAAATGGGTTTCATGCCAACTCATTTCCAACAAATTGCTTTCCGCAAGACCTTTCCAATTCTCCGACGAGGACTCGACAAGTGAAGAACATGTTCATCCAG ACACAGCAAGCATTGGGACCGTATCAGTTAGTGATTCTCAATCCAATGATACTCAAATAACTGAAGTTCCAACTAGCCCACATCTTATTACTGCTATGTCTTCTCATCTTGGTCACAGGAAGGCAGATCCATTGACCAAAGTTGAGGAACTTCAGATCAAATTCTTGCGTCTCATTCATCGGATAGGACTGACACCAGAAAACCTTGTAGTGTCACAAGTTTTATATAGATTGCAACTTGCTAGCTTGATTAGAGCTGGTGAATCAGATGTAAAGAGACCTGTTCTCAAGGTCAACACAGCTAGAGGAATAGCAACAGAGCTAGAGTCAACTGGTAGTCCCAATCTGGATTTGTCTCTCAGGATTCTCGTTTTGGGGAAAACAGGTGTAGGTAAAAGTTCAACCATAAACTCAATTTTTGAGCAGCCGATGGTGGCAACCAATGCATTTGATCCAAGCACTGATCGTATCCATGAAGTTGTTGGGACTATCAAGGGCATTCGAGTTACGGTAATTGATACACCTGGTCTTTCTGCCTCTTATGGTAACGCACGTCACAACAGGAGATTGATGCTTTCCATCAAAAGGTTCATTAGAAAATCTCCACCAGATGTGGTTTTGTACTTTGAGCGGCTTGATGCCATCAACAGGGGTTATAGTGATCAGCCACTGCTGAAACTCATAAATGATGTTTTTGGTTCTTCGATCTGGTTTAACACTATTCTTGTCATGACCCACGCCTCATCACATCCTCCTGAAGGATCTGATGGGTATTCTGTGGCTTATGATGCCTTTGTGCATCAGTGCACAACAACCGTGCGCAATTATATACGCCAGACAGTCTCAAATGCACAGTTTGAAACTCCTGTCATTCTCGTAGAGAATCATCCAATGTGCAGAACTAATAATAAAGGTGAAAAGGTGCTACCAAATGGCCAGGTGTGGTTGTCTCAGTTCTTGCTGTTATGTGCAGCGACCAAGGTGTTGGCAGATGCAAATGTACTTCTGAAGTTTCAGGAGAGCTTTCAACTAATACCAAAGAACAGCCGACTACCCTCACTGCCGCATCTCCTTTCATCTATTCTTCGGCCTCGTTCTTTACCTAATGGTAAGAGCTTTGGTGATCAAGATGATGTGTATGAGCTTCTAGACAATGACAATGATGAGGATGATTATGACCAGTTACCTCCTATTCGTATATTAACAAGAACCCAGTTCAAAACATTGTCCAAAGCTCAGAGAAATGCTTACCTTGATGAGTTGGATTATCGTGAGACCTTGTATTTGAAGAAGCAGTGGAAGGAAGAGCTAAGGAGGCAAAGAGAAAGGATGCTTCATCAGGATGATACATATGTAAGGAATGATAACTATGAAAATAGTGATTCCCAAGAGGTTTCTGAAGTGTCAGATATGGCTATCCCACTAAGTTTTGAGTCTGATAATCCTGCTTATAGGTACCGCAGCCTGCTAGGTAATGATCAGTGGCTTGTGAGACCAGTTTTAGATCCCCAAGGCTGGGATCATGATGTTGCGTTTGATGGCATCAATCTGGAGAGTTCTCTAGATATAAGAAAAAACTTCCAAGCCTCTGTTGTTGGGCAAATGAGGAAGGATAAAGAAGATTTCAATATCCAATCCGAATGCACCGCGAGGTACTCCGATCCAAGACACCACTCTTTGCTTGCAGAGGTGGACATCCAAACTGCTGCTAAGGATTTGGTCTGTACTGTTCAGGGGGATGCCAAGTTTTGTAACTTCAAGTGTAACACGACTGGAGGTGGTATTTCGGTGACTAAATACGGGAATATGTATTTTGTTGGAGCCAAGCTAGAGGATTCTATTAACATCGGGAGGAGAGCTAAGTTGACATTGAACGCAGGACAGATCAGGGGCTGTGGCCAAGTGGCATCTGGTGGTAGTATTGAAGCTACCTTGAGGGGGAAAGACTACCCCATCAGAGATGATAAGTTGACCCTTGCGACCACCATCCTTTCCTATGACAAAGAGATGGTTCTGGGTGGGAGTATTCAGACTGATTTCAGGGCTGGTCGTACAGTAAAGATGTCAGTAAATGCCAATCTGAATAGCCGAAGATTAGGTCAAATTAGCATAAAGACTAGCACCTCAGAACATGTTGAGATAGCACTAATTGCAATCTTTTCATTGGTCAATGCCCTGATACAGAGAAAGGGAACCGAAGCTTCGATCGATGAAAAAAAGGAGTCTACATCTATCGACTTGTAA
- the LOC135582748 gene encoding translocase of chloroplast 90, chloroplastic-like isoform X3 → MFIQKTQQALGPYQKADPLTKVEELQIKFLRLIHRIGLTPENLVVSQVLYRLQLASLIRAGESDVKRPVLKVNTARGIATELESTGSPNLDLSLRILVLGKTGVGKSSTINSIFEQPMVATNAFDPSTDRIHEVVGTIKGIRVTVIDTPGLSASYGNARHNRRLMLSIKRFIRKSPPDVVLYFERLDAINRGYSDQPLLKLINDVFGSSIWFNTILVMTHASSHPPEGSDGYSVAYDAFVHQCTTTVRNYIRQTVSNAQFETPVILVENHPMCRTNNKGEKVLPNGQVWLSQFLLLCAATKVLADANVLLKFQESFQLIPKNSRLPSLPHLLSSILRPRSLPNGKSFGDQDDVYELLDNDNDEDDYDQLPPIRILTRTQFKTLSKAQRNAYLDELDYRETLYLKKQWKEELRRQRERMLHQDDTYVRNDNYENSDSQEVSEVSDMAIPLSFESDNPAYRYRSLLGNDQWLVRPVLDPQGWDHDVAFDGINLESSLDIRKNFQASVVGQMRKDKEDFNIQSECTARYSDPRHHSLLAEVDIQTAAKDLVCTVQGDAKFCNFKCNTTGGGISVTKYGNMYFVGAKLEDSINIGRRAKLTLNAGQIRGCGQVASGGSIEATLRGKDYPIRDDKLTLATTILSYDKEMVLGGSIQTDFRAGRTVKMSVNANLNSRRLGQISIKTSTSEHVEIALIAIFSLVNALIQRKGTEASIDEKKESTSIDL, encoded by the exons ATGTTCATCCAG AAGACACAGCAAGCATTGGGACCGTATCA GAAGGCAGATCCATTGACCAAAGTTGAGGAACTTCAGATCAAATTCTTGCGTCTCATTCATCGGATAGGACTGACACCAGAAAACCTTGTAGTGTCACAAGTTTTATATAGATTGCAACTTGCTAGCTTGATTAGAGCTGGTGAATCAGATGTAAAGAGACCTGTTCTCAAGGTCAACACAGCTAGAGGAATAGCAACAGAGCTAGAGTCAACTGGTAGTCCCAATCTGGATTTGTCTCTCAGGATTCTCGTTTTGGGGAAAACAGGTGTAGGTAAAAGTTCAACCATAAACTCAATTTTTGAGCAGCCGATGGTGGCAACCAATGCATTTGATCCAAGCACTGATCGTATCCATGAAGTTGTTGGGACTATCAAGGGCATTCGAGTTACGGTAATTGATACACCTGGTCTTTCTGCCTCTTATGGTAACGCACGTCACAACAGGAGATTGATGCTTTCCATCAAAAGGTTCATTAGAAAATCTCCACCAGATGTGGTTTTGTACTTTGAGCGGCTTGATGCCATCAACAGGGGTTATAGTGATCAGCCACTGCTGAAACTCATAAATGATGTTTTTGGTTCTTCGATCTGGTTTAACACTATTCTTGTCATGACCCACGCCTCATCACATCCTCCTGAAGGATCTGATGGGTATTCTGTGGCTTATGATGCCTTTGTGCATCAGTGCACAACAACCGTGCGCAATTATATACGCCAGACAGTCTCAAATGCACAGTTTGAAACTCCTGTCATTCTCGTAGAGAATCATCCAATGTGCAGAACTAATAATAAAGGTGAAAAGGTGCTACCAAATGGCCAGGTGTGGTTGTCTCAGTTCTTGCTGTTATGTGCAGCGACCAAGGTGTTGGCAGATGCAAATGTACTTCTGAAGTTTCAGGAGAGCTTTCAACTAATACCAAAGAACAGCCGACTACCCTCACTGCCGCATCTCCTTTCATCTATTCTTCGGCCTCGTTCTTTACCTAATGGTAAGAGCTTTGGTGATCAAGATGATGTGTATGAGCTTCTAGACAATGACAATGATGAGGATGATTATGACCAGTTACCTCCTATTCGTATATTAACAAGAACCCAGTTCAAAACATTGTCCAAAGCTCAGAGAAATGCTTACCTTGATGAGTTGGATTATCGTGAGACCTTGTATTTGAAGAAGCAGTGGAAGGAAGAGCTAAGGAGGCAAAGAGAAAGGATGCTTCATCAGGATGATACATATGTAAGGAATGATAACTATGAAAATAGTGATTCCCAAGAGGTTTCTGAAGTGTCAGATATGGCTATCCCACTAAGTTTTGAGTCTGATAATCCTGCTTATAGGTACCGCAGCCTGCTAGGTAATGATCAGTGGCTTGTGAGACCAGTTTTAGATCCCCAAGGCTGGGATCATGATGTTGCGTTTGATGGCATCAATCTGGAGAGTTCTCTAGATATAAGAAAAAACTTCCAAGCCTCTGTTGTTGGGCAAATGAGGAAGGATAAAGAAGATTTCAATATCCAATCCGAATGCACCGCGAGGTACTCCGATCCAAGACACCACTCTTTGCTTGCAGAGGTGGACATCCAAACTGCTGCTAAGGATTTGGTCTGTACTGTTCAGGGGGATGCCAAGTTTTGTAACTTCAAGTGTAACACGACTGGAGGTGGTATTTCGGTGACTAAATACGGGAATATGTATTTTGTTGGAGCCAAGCTAGAGGATTCTATTAACATCGGGAGGAGAGCTAAGTTGACATTGAACGCAGGACAGATCAGGGGCTGTGGCCAAGTGGCATCTGGTGGTAGTATTGAAGCTACCTTGAGGGGGAAAGACTACCCCATCAGAGATGATAAGTTGACCCTTGCGACCACCATCCTTTCCTATGACAAAGAGATGGTTCTGGGTGGGAGTATTCAGACTGATTTCAGGGCTGGTCGTACAGTAAAGATGTCAGTAAATGCCAATCTGAATAGCCGAAGATTAGGTCAAATTAGCATAAAGACTAGCACCTCAGAACATGTTGAGATAGCACTAATTGCAATCTTTTCATTGGTCAATGCCCTGATACAGAGAAAGGGAACCGAAGCTTCGATCGATGAAAAAAAGGAGTCTACATCTATCGACTTGTAA
- the LOC135582748 gene encoding translocase of chloroplast 90, chloroplastic-like isoform X4 has product MFIQTQQALGPYQKADPLTKVEELQIKFLRLIHRIGLTPENLVVSQVLYRLQLASLIRAGESDVKRPVLKVNTARGIATELESTGSPNLDLSLRILVLGKTGVGKSSTINSIFEQPMVATNAFDPSTDRIHEVVGTIKGIRVTVIDTPGLSASYGNARHNRRLMLSIKRFIRKSPPDVVLYFERLDAINRGYSDQPLLKLINDVFGSSIWFNTILVMTHASSHPPEGSDGYSVAYDAFVHQCTTTVRNYIRQTVSNAQFETPVILVENHPMCRTNNKGEKVLPNGQVWLSQFLLLCAATKVLADANVLLKFQESFQLIPKNSRLPSLPHLLSSILRPRSLPNGKSFGDQDDVYELLDNDNDEDDYDQLPPIRILTRTQFKTLSKAQRNAYLDELDYRETLYLKKQWKEELRRQRERMLHQDDTYVRNDNYENSDSQEVSEVSDMAIPLSFESDNPAYRYRSLLGNDQWLVRPVLDPQGWDHDVAFDGINLESSLDIRKNFQASVVGQMRKDKEDFNIQSECTARYSDPRHHSLLAEVDIQTAAKDLVCTVQGDAKFCNFKCNTTGGGISVTKYGNMYFVGAKLEDSINIGRRAKLTLNAGQIRGCGQVASGGSIEATLRGKDYPIRDDKLTLATTILSYDKEMVLGGSIQTDFRAGRTVKMSVNANLNSRRLGQISIKTSTSEHVEIALIAIFSLVNALIQRKGTEASIDEKKESTSIDL; this is encoded by the exons ATGTTCATCCAG ACACAGCAAGCATTGGGACCGTATCA GAAGGCAGATCCATTGACCAAAGTTGAGGAACTTCAGATCAAATTCTTGCGTCTCATTCATCGGATAGGACTGACACCAGAAAACCTTGTAGTGTCACAAGTTTTATATAGATTGCAACTTGCTAGCTTGATTAGAGCTGGTGAATCAGATGTAAAGAGACCTGTTCTCAAGGTCAACACAGCTAGAGGAATAGCAACAGAGCTAGAGTCAACTGGTAGTCCCAATCTGGATTTGTCTCTCAGGATTCTCGTTTTGGGGAAAACAGGTGTAGGTAAAAGTTCAACCATAAACTCAATTTTTGAGCAGCCGATGGTGGCAACCAATGCATTTGATCCAAGCACTGATCGTATCCATGAAGTTGTTGGGACTATCAAGGGCATTCGAGTTACGGTAATTGATACACCTGGTCTTTCTGCCTCTTATGGTAACGCACGTCACAACAGGAGATTGATGCTTTCCATCAAAAGGTTCATTAGAAAATCTCCACCAGATGTGGTTTTGTACTTTGAGCGGCTTGATGCCATCAACAGGGGTTATAGTGATCAGCCACTGCTGAAACTCATAAATGATGTTTTTGGTTCTTCGATCTGGTTTAACACTATTCTTGTCATGACCCACGCCTCATCACATCCTCCTGAAGGATCTGATGGGTATTCTGTGGCTTATGATGCCTTTGTGCATCAGTGCACAACAACCGTGCGCAATTATATACGCCAGACAGTCTCAAATGCACAGTTTGAAACTCCTGTCATTCTCGTAGAGAATCATCCAATGTGCAGAACTAATAATAAAGGTGAAAAGGTGCTACCAAATGGCCAGGTGTGGTTGTCTCAGTTCTTGCTGTTATGTGCAGCGACCAAGGTGTTGGCAGATGCAAATGTACTTCTGAAGTTTCAGGAGAGCTTTCAACTAATACCAAAGAACAGCCGACTACCCTCACTGCCGCATCTCCTTTCATCTATTCTTCGGCCTCGTTCTTTACCTAATGGTAAGAGCTTTGGTGATCAAGATGATGTGTATGAGCTTCTAGACAATGACAATGATGAGGATGATTATGACCAGTTACCTCCTATTCGTATATTAACAAGAACCCAGTTCAAAACATTGTCCAAAGCTCAGAGAAATGCTTACCTTGATGAGTTGGATTATCGTGAGACCTTGTATTTGAAGAAGCAGTGGAAGGAAGAGCTAAGGAGGCAAAGAGAAAGGATGCTTCATCAGGATGATACATATGTAAGGAATGATAACTATGAAAATAGTGATTCCCAAGAGGTTTCTGAAGTGTCAGATATGGCTATCCCACTAAGTTTTGAGTCTGATAATCCTGCTTATAGGTACCGCAGCCTGCTAGGTAATGATCAGTGGCTTGTGAGACCAGTTTTAGATCCCCAAGGCTGGGATCATGATGTTGCGTTTGATGGCATCAATCTGGAGAGTTCTCTAGATATAAGAAAAAACTTCCAAGCCTCTGTTGTTGGGCAAATGAGGAAGGATAAAGAAGATTTCAATATCCAATCCGAATGCACCGCGAGGTACTCCGATCCAAGACACCACTCTTTGCTTGCAGAGGTGGACATCCAAACTGCTGCTAAGGATTTGGTCTGTACTGTTCAGGGGGATGCCAAGTTTTGTAACTTCAAGTGTAACACGACTGGAGGTGGTATTTCGGTGACTAAATACGGGAATATGTATTTTGTTGGAGCCAAGCTAGAGGATTCTATTAACATCGGGAGGAGAGCTAAGTTGACATTGAACGCAGGACAGATCAGGGGCTGTGGCCAAGTGGCATCTGGTGGTAGTATTGAAGCTACCTTGAGGGGGAAAGACTACCCCATCAGAGATGATAAGTTGACCCTTGCGACCACCATCCTTTCCTATGACAAAGAGATGGTTCTGGGTGGGAGTATTCAGACTGATTTCAGGGCTGGTCGTACAGTAAAGATGTCAGTAAATGCCAATCTGAATAGCCGAAGATTAGGTCAAATTAGCATAAAGACTAGCACCTCAGAACATGTTGAGATAGCACTAATTGCAATCTTTTCATTGGTCAATGCCCTGATACAGAGAAAGGGAACCGAAGCTTCGATCGATGAAAAAAAGGAGTCTACATCTATCGACTTGTAA